In the genome of Parasteatoda tepidariorum isolate YZ-2023 chromosome 10, CAS_Ptep_4.0, whole genome shotgun sequence, the window GGACTAGTAACTAGTAGTTTGAATGTAGAATGTTTGAGTTTTCACAGCAATTACTTCTTATAAAGCAACGGTCAAGGAAAATTGATTGAGTTTTGGAAATCAAAGACCGAACGCTACAAAATTGGCAAAAGTGGCAATTCGAAGTTTGTCGGTGCCTAAAAACAGCGTTGAGTCAGAAAGATCgttttctaagtataaaaaggtattaagtgatgaaagacgaaggataaatgagaataatctgacaatgtacaatactttgtaccaaaattctgttcatttaaataaaaatattaacattgcttgaaattcaaagaaatacttttgttgtgtatttttaagctttctttattatttgcgCAATTTCTGTCTGTTGCatcatttatatcataaaaatttttttttgaattagtgtaattttcaaactttcccGTGATTTTTCCGCGAATTTGGGGGGTTTTTTCCCACGACAAACTTGCAGCCCTAATCCTTGCAGCCAAACTTGAGCGCTTGTCTAAGTACATCAAAATTTAGGAGAATAATCTGACAATGTACAATACTTTGTAccaaaattctgttcatttaaataaaaatattaacattgcttgaaattcaaagaaatacgtttgttgtgtatttttaagctttctttattatttgcgCAATTTCTGTCTGTTGCAtcatttatatcataaatttttttttttgaattagtgtaattttcaaactttcccGTGATTTTTCCGCGAATATGGGGGGTTTTTTCCCACGACAAACTTGCAGCCCTAATCATAACACCTATGCGCACttaatacaaaacatttaaattaagattttaatggagaattcataaaattttaaaaaaattttttgccttgGATAAGAAAGAACCTTGggacacaaaatatattttaatcaacattacaattcaacaaatataaaaatgtttatatgcttgaataaaaaagttacgtaataaaagcattaatggATGTTGAAATAGTTTCAGCTAATTTGGAAGGACAAAAAGCAAAGTTTGAAGTAGAAAATTCTAACTTGCCTTTTCAGATACTATTTCTTTCCAACCATTGTTTTTCATTGCTTCAATATCTTTGAAAGTAGAAGTTATGTCATCAACTTGAAGCAATACTAAATCCCAAAATCCAGCAAGATCTGAGGCAGTTGTATAGAAAGGCACACCGGGAATTTCTTCCTaatgaagatgaaaaaaaattcgaattttcttaaaagacacaaataaaaaaaaaaaatagagaaatatatGATTGTGTTACTTATAGAACTAATTTTAGTACATAACAGCATAATATATTGGTCACGAAAAAGAGTTTGTTACATGTTGTCAGGATCTGGCTGAATTGAGCGCTTGTCTAAGTACATCAAAATTTAGGACTATCAAATTTAGTACATTTTCAAATatggaattttgttttaatatttatattaagatattatattttctatattagcATAGTATGTGTTTACAggaagtataaaattattttcgaaactaACAGTATATCTTTTTTGAGAGTGATTATCTTAAGCAGTTCTGCTTTTTTTACCCCCATTTGATTGCAAagctaatgaaatttttactgtcAAGTATATAATAATgtgaaagtataaaataaaaatagttcagctacaaaaaattgaacattCAGACAAGAGTACATTTTGATTATGATTTAGTCTTTCTGTTCTAATGTAATCAACCAagtcattaagaaaaaaattaatctcatCAATTTAGCTTCTCAAAAACTAATTCAGTAAGTATAGTTCAGCTGATTGCATGACAGTTTTCCTCTGATCGTGATATTTGCTATACATGTGACTGAACACTTTATTCTCCAACCTTTACATATTTCACTTCAACTTCCTTAGGAGTATAAATTTcctatcaaatataaatatttagagattATTAAGTGATAAGTTTAAgagccaaattttaaatttgaactagaGCTTtaataggatttttaaaaaaaattaaatgcaaaaatacaattaactgcaaaataatcctcatttaaaatataaataaggtaGCGCTTCGTGCTAACGTGTCACAAGTCTGGGATTATatccttgggccgggcaaggttaaCTCATCTCATTAATAAGTCGCTAAATTAATACCAAGCATGTTTGGGGACTTGGGGTTCCATGTTTGCCTGACCATCCAACCccaacatctgctcctgcactaTAGAACCCAAAGAACCAAAGTCCCAATAGAACCCAAAGTCAAGAAAACTGGGATGGACACAGTAGGCCTAACTCTCCATGGGCTGCTACACCAtagaatttagtttaaaatataaagaccaagtctcaaataaataaaaaattctcatgCTTACTATATTCTTCCAACAAAGTCCTCTAAACTGTTCAAACTTTTGCGTCATGAGTAAATTGGCTTTTCCACAAGCAGCACGAATCTTCCCAGATGCTTCCTCTGGGATGCTTGGATTGTTCTTTAGTTCTACCTCCAATTTCTTAACTTCCAACTCAATTTTCTCCTTTTCGATGTCAATTAGGTTTAAAAACTTGTAGCCTTCTCTCTCTGAATCATTAGATtgagcaatttttcttttatcactaCTATCAAAAGACTTGATAGGGGGAGGAGTCATGGATTTTACTCTATCAcctatgcaataaaaattacaacaaatcaCAAACTAGAGAGATAATTCCGaagtaaatttaagatttagcTCTGCAACAACATGGATTGCACAGCTACATGCAATCCATGCAGCTGTGTAATCCATAACtgttaaagataataataaactgttaaagataaaaatttaaaaaaattgcttaattataaaacatgttataaattataaaaacattctaaaCCAAGAAGTTATTCCCTTTGCAAAAGATAAGATGAGAATATTGCCAGAGACTTGATATTAGAACTTCTACTTGGAAATTACTAAATTgtgcattttaaatatgtgaaGTAATCAAGGCATAAAATATTCAGGGatctacaaaatttaaacatttctaggAACCGGAATGGAAtggaaaatagaataaatgcCAATAgcttttacaaaattacaaaagaattacttttaatttaatttttcaaaaatatggtatttacaatacaaatttaatgcgcacagaataatgtaattatgtgcttgaaaaaaatttaaatattccttatagtttttgatggaaaatacaaaatgtaaccAGCCAGCTAGTTATCTCAGTAACACCACTGTAGAGGtcaataagaaaagttttaaacacaACAATTAGAGTTCCAGGGCCCAAGATGACCCTCCATCCctgagataaataattttaattatttcattttttaaataaattattttttttatttgctttatgtaGTATGTAATTTACATTaacttaattcattttgtagaaaaaagttaattttattacaaattgttGCTAGATAGTTagcaataatatttcaattaaaaataaaaaaaaataaaaactacatatatctaaaaaattttaaacatttttagttttatttatttgcttacttCAAAATCTTATGGGTCTTGATTTATCACTATTTCAAACAGTTAACCTTtccaatttttctttgttttagcGCCATCTATAATGCAAAATGCATTAACCTACTTCTAAAATAgggttaattttttaaggagaacccatatctgcaataaaaaaataggagtttataattaagataaaagcCCCAGGGGTGGGAGTGAAAGATAGAGTTTGGTATTGCTGGATagctcttaaaaaatattgatttcgtATTAGTTTCACTTTTCGATATGATATATATTTCTTGAGATATTGAAcaactttcaaactttttttctcacctAGTATATTATCTACAAGGGTATTATTAGCaacgtatttttttctgatgtcTACTAATTACTAGAGCCAAAGTTGggaaagagataaataaaatatcatgtataaaaatattatatgggAATTTATTAACTGTTGTTGACTTACATTCAAttgattacaataaatataaaatgcttaaatgaaggctggcaataaaaaaaaatactttcactaaaataatatataaataataaatatattcttacatTCATCATGCCCAACTCCATTAATGATGGgcgagaaattttctttttgtgaaaatacCTGCTTCTCAGAAGTTTGGCGTGATGTATTCAATGGCTTTAACAcaggtttttctttttcagtcttATTATTAGGAATGTTTCCTTGTTGAAGTTGTTTAcggaaatctttatttaaatgccTAAAAACAGGGGGACTAACAGAACCTGAAATGCAATAACATTTAGTCAATgtaagattaaaatttcttggaaaCTATGCTCTTTACGATGacaaacaaaactaaattatacaataaaacaaatcaatgcTTCTTATAGCATTGAAGAAACAAAGAGATCCtttaagatcaaaattttattaactcattcaaaaaatcatttatcatttttcattatacATCCAGTATTCAATATTACTGGAtgtctcaaaaaatttaaatgttaaaagctATTACGCATACAGTaaagtttaaacttaaaaataaaaaaagtttataacattaatccaaaattaatgttaaagcatttttttttcaaaacataaaatacaatacatttaaaattgaaaggaaagtgttttataaatttttataaaaaatttatatcattcaaataatattaaataaaattcaaacaacaaaatttcCCACACTATCAGAAGTTCtagttattagaataaaattacaagGACAGCCAGTTTTATCAAAAGAATTGAAAGTTTTGTATTGGTATTAAAATAGTTGGCAAAATTTGAACTAGAATGAGACTGTACACATTGAAACTATACATATAGTCTatctaagctaagaactcctcccgccaTAAAGTCTCAGGCCGTCTGGTGCTATGAAAACAAGAATGGCGCATCTTAGAGAGCGTagcttcactctaggactaacacaaCAGACCAAAGAAAGAGATTCCCTCTCTCCCGGGGACCCAACCCGAAACTACTCCAAAACATTGACCctgcacccctacttgaaatagtcatacctcaTTACCATAATCACCGCCACAGGTGTAGACGAATGCCTCGAgctcttattttagacaaactatagttcACCCCAGTTAAATGCAacgactaaaaaaaataaactattacaatttaacacatttttcagCACTGTTGgtttaggattttaaaaaattatgcctcataagataaaatatcaacaaaaaaattttttttaatagcatgcACACAATTAATTtgccttagaagatgccagaAATGTTgccatttaacgttacccagtgggcacctgtgaaccttaATCActgaggcgagcaacattacccacacCACACTACCACAGATACCCATTCAAAGGGTGAGTCTCATCACAAAACCAACAGAGGACAGTACAGAATGAAACATATGCCCTGAGGGGGATTTGAACTCGCAACCATTGGGTTCTCAGTCAGGCAGACAAACTGCTTGGCCACCTGGCCGGATTAAATAACCATATGCAAGAAAACATATTAGTGCATAAAGAAAGtgtatatttaattcaataaagacccaatttaattgaaaattttagttttagctgtgcataagaaacaaaacaaatttaactaaataaatatatacaagtaaatctctttatttaatataaaaactccttgaaacagtaaacacattttattttattttaaaagaatcagaAGAGTAGAaagaactttcaaaataatcaattttgatTTCTTCTATACTTTTGAAAAGAGTACACAATcaaaggtaaaatttaaaagcaattaaaattttttgcatcaaatcTGGGTATAGAATCACTATATAAACAAGTCAGCAACAAAGAAAACCTATATCAAACTGAATCAATTTTTAAGCATACATGTCCTTTCATTGAGTTTAATTCTGTAACCTGTGGgagatttctaaaattaaattccgtGCTAACCTGCGAATTCGACACGATCTTTCCTTGACTTTTTGCAATTCTGTAATCAAATCATTTACCTTGCATTTGGCGTGCATAAACATCCTTGTTTTTTGATTTCACACTCTGTGgggaatttctaaaaaattaaattctatgcTTAACTTGTTAACTGGGTATgaggaaatatttcaatatacacAAACTACTACTGAAAtggaaatgacattttttgtaatgtaaatcacttgagaaaaaaaagcaataacacAGAAAGTAGGACATAgaggatgattttttttcctcaaattaaaTTGAcgcaattatttttgattatttgctTGATGCAGGTttgcagcaaaaaataaaattttttttgaaagtttcaactttttcttttaaaaaaagtcatttgttttaatttacttactaatttaattatctgCCCTCCTATGAATTTAGACtataagcaaatttattattttgggcATTCTTAACTGAAGTtatattaacacgttgagcacTGTGACAGCCATCGGaggctgacactggactttccatttagtCCGCATCAAcaaccggtggctgacactgaaattacatttagtctgcatcaaccaccggtggctgacactgaaattacatttaggccgcgaaaaacagctggctaacagcgtataacatgatatagaactataaaatcactcttttatggaattgcagaaaatttattcaaaatttacttaattattgtgattcttggtttaataaattcaatttagtagatttttatctaccactatttttaagcaatttgtagtcttatataattcaccacttttgtcagatatgtcatgataaaccttctaaaaaaatagcaaaattcgtctaatatttgcaaatttagtgtgcagttatttaccgtggCCAGATGGGCATGACATGTAAAATTAGTGTGGCGCTCAACCTGTTAACCCTGTAGGTACTATTTTGGGAAATGTTGGCAAACGTTATAGATGACAGATATTTCAGACTTCATAGAGGGCCCAAAAAGaaatcaggaaatttttatcaattatatacacatttcagattttttttataaaaaggcaaactttataaaaaaatacaatttgctCCACTAAgagcaataaaaacattttttattgtaaatgaatcataaaattactatttttatcagaattacTCTGTTTAAAACAGAGTTTTAATAGCttcctatattttataaatactgaaaaacccataaaaaatttaaagcaatatgtagaaaattttcatagaactgttgcattaataaaaaaataaccggTATCAATTAGATATTATTCTCTCATaccaacaaataattaaaatttgtaactgaATTCAAGATTTCTatgtcaaacaattttaaattagggtTTCAATAATCTAGAAATGAAAACAGTGAATATCCAAACCCAACATTCTTGTACAgttacaaaaagaattttagtgGATGATTCTTCAAATCatcatctaaaaattatatgataggAATACTATAGTGTTGATTggattagattatttttaaaatggaatgaaaGAGATGAACCATGAATTGGAAAACTGGAAAAGTCCACCctacaaaatttattactgcatttgtttaaagtaaaataatatgtgAATGACCTCTTGAATTCATcaccataaaaatttgataaataatttttagcagaGTTTCTCTTTccaaaaaagatttaaacaataaaacttgTGGGCAAGGCTATatgcccaaattaagtatttatttaaaccatCTCTAAGTTGGTcaatcaaaatatatcaaataagtAAGGACCaagaaatgaaatcaaataagaACCAACAAACCAagtcaaatcaaaataaataagaaccaACAAACCAAGTCcgcaaaataaataaggatcaactcatttttaaatcatcaaacTAAAAAGATTCAACTAGTTCCATCAAACTGCTTTTCTGAAACTTCaggcaaaaatttcaaaaacgtcTTTCATAAGTCTCAGTTAATATGAGAAAATACatgaacaagtttaaaaaacaacacagcttttttttcagaattaaatagtaaatccaaaaacttaaaaaatgattttaaaaaaattttaagacaacGAAAGAAacgaacaataaaaaatgcaacaatactaattattattaaataattttctatagtACAAAGTTTAGGGCAATTTTGTGAAAGTTGGccaaacaactttattttttgaacaatttggAGCTAAGAAAGCTAAAATTGGAACAGGTTTGTAACAATTTAgtaaaaagcacattttaaataaagatggaACAGTGACGGTGAATCGGAACCTTgatataattttggttaatataaTTTACGCCATTTGTACAGTTTtggaaaatgtacaaaaatcaaTTGGAAGGAACTTAATTAAGCAATACACAATTGAACATGCATCAGCACTCAAACTATGTTTGAGTCATTAATTCAACATGGCttgaaaaactttcttaaaactaattatttttaaacaatttggaACTCTTATGATTTGAAAGAGGGTTTAAGCAACTAATAAAGTATGTTTAGATATAGCGTAACAGCTGCGAAAAATTAgaatgctatttaaattttgcataaaataacttacaccttaaatacattttttagatATTGCATAGAAACTAAATAGTTCCAGAAAACCAATAGAACAAACAATGcctgaaaataaatacacatgTACTATATTAGAAAAAGCTGATTGATCATAACAcacataaatgaaaaagttgAATACCTGTATGACTTTTTCCATTAAGAACTGGAGTAATACTGTTATCACCATTATTCACAACAGAGTCCTTAGTTTTGTTACTATTTTTGAGACTAATGTTAACTTCTTCACCTACAGTCCTCCCGTACAAACTCTCAATCCGCTGTTGTACTAGGGACTTAGTACCACCATTACCAACTTCTTTTGCAAGTAACAAACTATCATTACCAACTCCATTGGATGTGGGCTTTTTAGATGGAGAGGTAACTTCTGTCCTTTCAGCAATAGAAGAATGTCCATTGCTTAACGATAACTCtgtaatatatttcttactagATTTTAGAGGAATTTGTAACTGTTTGCTAACAGTAACATGTCTTGATTCGGTGTAAATACTTTGCATGGTTCCGTTGCAATCGGACTGACTGCGAGAATATTTACAGTTCGAGTGATGATCGAAAGAGTCTTTACGATTCATGTCTGCTAGCATGCTAGGCTCTAGGCTAGATTTTCTAAAAGAGTTACGAGCTGGACTATTTTCTCTACTACGGCAAAAACGGCTGTAACTGGTATACCCGTTGATGGCACAGCTGATGCTCACATATGAAGGTAGCTTGATTTCAGCAATACTGCACTCCTTTTTCTCATCAGGTTTAAAACCATTCGTCAATGGTTTATCCTCAGAAGATCtgcaaaaaagaacaaaagataaaatatcaaaaaacgataataaaatgaaacactgCTTACAATATATGATTACTTTTATatgaaatgtttatataaattaattaaattcagattATACTGAAGACTATTCATTCGTgtctaaaaacatatattttcagcAAATGTGAATAGATAATCATCAGTATAAATGACTAATTGGGTGGATGaaggttttaaataatatttttataaaattgagtaATGGTCCTTTTGAAtgagaaaataaagattatgcCTTTATTTCTTGACACCAAGCTTCCAAttggtaaatttataaataatcagcaattttttttgattaattgtttGATGCATGcagcattttaatatattgccaAAACAGAAGGTTTCAAAGGTTGTTCTTTATTCTTGCAATTGGAAccttaaactttcaaaaagtatcACTTGGTACCTTCATTCACTGACATATTTGaagacttaataaaattaaaaaattagcactgcacagtaaaacaaaatgaaaataagataattcctaaggaaatctcaatttttttccccttcaaaaaTCTGATTAAGTAGAACCTTAtcttcaaaatcaatttcagggttcattataaaaaattagaaaaaaattgtaaatgataTTACTAATATTGTTTAACTAACATTGTTTCTATTATAATTTAGCATTGGATGCATTCTCACTTTCAATTCACTTTCACATTCACTTTCAATCATCAATTTCAGggttcattataaaataatagaaaagagTTGTAAATGATATTACTAATATTGTTAAACTAACATTGTTTCAATTGTAATTTAGCATTGGATGCATCCGcacttaatatatttgaaaaattcccTAGTTTTAGTATATCTAACACTTCCATAATATAGCGTTaggaatgaaaattaataattacactaacttttcttgaaataaaaggctgttttgatttttttaaacttctttactCAATATAAAAGATCATATAAAAAAGgagattttacaatattttcattaaaaaaaattagtatttaattacaatatttaacagCTTAACTGGtcaaaatgatacaaaaatttaatgggTCGTTAATTTTCAATGGTGAGCTCTTTCTACACCacatgacaaaaataatatttcaaaattttataaaaatcttaaaataattttctttgaaataaataaaaaaccatgACAAATCACTGTCCAATCAATTCAtcatcttcaaaataataaataaaaagcaaaaacaaatcaTTGATCAGACAAAATAATACTAACTTTTTGTCTTGTTGATACTAACCATATTTCAATGCATGtaactaaactattttatatacaatttatgttgcacataaataaaatgtcattaaaattgtaGCTAGTTTTCATATGTGAATATGGCTAATTAGCCTtcatgaacaataaaataaacacaattgTAAATGGCATTGCAATAACGATTTTCgaattgttcattatttttaattaccattattatgtctgattatttatcattttgaatacaataagcatagatttttttaattttaaaaatatatgtatacatattttttttttctaatgaactttattaaacgaaatccacaagtgaaaaaaaaaatttatggaatctGCCATATTATCTGGATTTCAATGTACCAAtggtatattaataaataatggtaTACCAACTTAATGGTACACCTAGTAAATTAGAGCTTTTGCAAAGTTGTGAGGTTACCAGAATGCTTTTAAGACTCCAAAGATtgcaagctttaaaatttatggcacattttagtaaaaatctAAGAATATCTACCTAATGCTAAGCTAATTTGTTCGACATagagttaaaagaaataaaaaataaacacaattttaatttgtagtcTATGACTTGAATGATTAGCTGCATTATCTAGggttaataggaaaaaaaatgcagttcaGAACCTTTGTTCTGAAGAAGGCCCATCAGCGTGCAGATCACCATTTCTTGCCACTTCAGGGATGGACGGCGTGATACCATTACTAAGTAAAGTACATTCTGAAGCAGTGAGATCTTTTGCCATAAAGTGGTCACTGGAATCAAAATCTAAAGAACAAGCACCTATAGATTCTACAGAAGCCATTTTTTGGTAAACCTTAAGTCTTTGCTGGTCATGAAAAGATTTGTTAGGCAAGCTTAGAGTTTTAGGCGGTTGGGCTCGCTTCAAAGCACAGctggaaataaaatgttagtcaTATAAGCAAGTTATTTGTTAGagttaatgaaaacaaatcaaATGTTATTTAAGAAGAGGAATGAATAAAAGCATGTATATAAGctatttattaatatgcaattaattcAGATACAGGAAGTCACTATCATACACATAagtacttcttaaaatttttattaatccttcaaaacaaaatcaaaggtagtaattaacattttaaaagttcattccctttaaacaaaaatgtactaaaaaatgtctccaaactattataaaatcacCAATTCTAAGCCAGACTAAGTAactgggataaaaaaaaaattatttaaatgtataaagcTTGATTTTAATGTAAAGCTTTACTAATAACTTGGAAAAGGTCACACTTTTAACAGGTAGATGTGACTCAAGAAAATAAGGGTCTAGTGACTTAGTCATAATAATCATAACATCCATTTAGTCATAATAATCTGTCATGGATATAAGTAAGTGGTATttagaaagattaaaattttataattactgattttcaggaaaaaaatttatgttgaattaattatgtaaagaaTAAGTGTTGGATAAAATAATCTCAGCTTTATTTTACAACCAGGAAGTGTGATTTTTGAGAACTAAAACTCACGTCATGTGACTCATCGCATGTATCCTTTCAAAgtctaaatattaattgaatataaatgttatgttttatgttttactaCTCTTCGTTTTTCAGATTCATATATCTTCAACTGAGGGAGAAGTCTTATCCTTTCTTACTgcttgtaaaaatgttttatcaaaatgaatcattaaatttctatattgtttaaaaaaatgcttctttaatGATGCTAGTTTAACTCattcacaaattaataaatacatcaaAGTACTTATTTTCAGCTATTGATCAAACTCATCGCCTTTAAAAGATCTACTACCTTTTTCCTATCAATAAGCAGTTTATGTTTAActctaaataactaattatttgaaGACTAAATTTGAAGACAGCCTACTAATTATTTGAAGACAGCCTTTCTGTCCCACTcaattttgattcattaatataaaaaaaataaagcaataattgTAACCATCTTTTGGAACCGAGCACAAAATAAAGCGAAACTCATAATTAATCTtccatttttacaatttaacaagacataaaactaaaaatgaatatgtTAGTACATCAAACCGATTATTTTCTATCTAAACCAGatccttaataaatttaaaccattttgctactaaaattaaatgaaaaacaaacgTCACTTCAGTTTTAACTATGAC includes:
- the LOC107447953 gene encoding uncharacterized protein is translated as MNFRPDLRNKPHSASFTNLQISESFSHFRSVSYFQAVTNASISGSQKSFDTRSSIEKSAIGRIPSISTPCTPKKIEIEKYSTLPVTTSNNSCYPSKKTRSSSLSSFFRKLKPRFHRSSSDGRNPWIVIEFASHDSDDVSSVSDSSDHSVELAVKSKVQHFTSLKDLYDNSNDICNCALSNKRKDSSSLSPKCNLNSNSVSKTSVNFDCKSQQGAHNKSESSIFFRLSPRRRLENLKHMLKNFSKRRKCRNSPSMFSLDSRTCTFKSESCLKSDYTTTSGAFSSFSQIENDRASPTFHFCNQSKQENLRSLRHSADISYLLRIPNSRSSNSSLSSVLEDSCALKRAQPPKTLSLPNKSFHDQQRLKVYQKMASVESIGACSLDFDSSDHFMAKDLTASECTLLSNGITPSIPEVARNGDLHADGPSSEQRSSEDKPLTNGFKPDEKKECSIAEIKLPSYVSISCAINGYTSYSRFCRSRENSPARNSFRKSSLEPSMLADMNRKDSFDHHSNCKYSRSQSDCNGTMQSIYTESRHVTVSKQLQIPLKSSKKYITELSLSNGHSSIAERTEVTSPSKKPTSNGVGNDSLLLAKEVGNGGTKSLVQQRIESLYGRTVGEEVNISLKNSNKTKDSVVNNGDNSITPVLNGKSHTGSVSPPVFRHLNKDFRKQLQQGNIPNNKTEKEKPVLKPLNTSRQTSEKQVFSQKENFSPIINGVGHDECDRVKSMTPPPIKSFDSSDKRKIAQSNDSEREGYKFLNLIDIEKEKIELEVKKLEVELKNNPSIPEEASGKIRAACGKANLLMTQKFEQFRGLCWKNIEEIPGVPFYTTASDLAGFWDLVLLQVDDITSTFKDIEAMKNNGWKEIVSEKPATSQPKFRHSVANAVSRSNPTTPKRSAKSSELMKAREEARKQLLAAKKKGRQQAVANDDEIAIFAPAPS